TGTTATTGTATATGATAATCCTATTGCTTCATTTATCTATACGGATACTTGTCATAATGCTAATTCCGTTTTCACCAACAACAGTACCATTAATTTACCAGATGTTATCACCAATTATACATGGGATTTTGGAGATCAACAAAATTCAACACAAGAAAACCCAACACATCTATACACTAACCACAATACATACAATGTCAAACTAACGATCACAAGTGATAAAGGGTGTAAAGATAGCCTGATTCAAACAACTACAATTTTTCCCAACCCTATAGCCGATTTTAGTGTGACTAGTGGTTGTATTGATTCTACTCACTTCACTGACAATTCATCAATCCCCAATGGAACTATAGATACTTGGCAATGGGATTTTAATGATGGTGGACAGAGTAATTCTCAACATCCTGCCCATTTTTATTCTACCATTAATCAAAACTTTGCTCCAACGTTGATTGTCACCTCTAATCATGGATGTAAAGACACCACTACAGGCACTACAGTAAGATATCCATTTCCTCAAATAAATTTTACCTATACTCCTGATTGTTTTTATGACACGATTATTTTCAACAACACTACAACCATTGAAACTCCAGGATCAATCACTAGTTGGGTCTGGAATTTTGGAGATGGAACAGCTTTAAATACCAATCAACACCCTAATCACCTGTATCAGCAAGATGGGACATACACTGTGACTCTAATTGCTTCATCTACAAATGGCTGTGTTAAAGATAGTTCTATGCTTATTGAAGTTTACCCCAAGCCTGTAGCCAACTTTTCAAATACAACAGTATGTGAAAACTTTGATTTAACGACTTTTACTGATTTATCGACAGTATCATCAGGATCTGTATCAAGTTTTGAATGGGATTTTGCTTATGCCAATAATACCTCAGCCGTTCCAAACCCTACTTTTAATTATGATACTGCTGGAGTTTATAATGTTTCATTAATCGTTACAACTAATTACAACTGTAAAGACACCATAGTCATTCCAGTAACAGTCCATCCTAAACCTATTGCTGATATGCTTGCTAATGTTACTGAAGGGTGCTCCCCAATCTGTGTTGACTTCACTGATAACTCTACAACTCCTAGTAACTCTGGTCTTACAAATTGGAATTGGGACTTTAACAATGGTGAAAACAGTACTGAAGCATCGCCATCTTCTTGCTTTATTAACAACAGTAATACTAATGACCAAACTTTTACGATCTCTTTAATTGTTGGAAACGATTTAGGATGTTATGACACCATTATTAATACTGATTTAATCACCAGTTGGTACAATCCTATAGCTAGTTTTATACCATCTCCAGAAGAGACTAATATGTACGAAGCGGAAATCACAACAACTAATACCAGTATTGGAGCTAACTCTTATTACTGGAATTTTGATAATACAACTACAGCAACTGATTTTGAACCTGTAATCAATTACAGCGACACTGGTAGCTATAACATTATGTTAGCTGTAGCTACTTCTAATGGATGTGTTGATACCACATATCACCCAGTAATCATAAACCCTGTAATTAGTCTCTATATACCTAATACTTTTACTCCAAATGGTGATGGAGATAATGATTTATTTATCTACAAAGGCTATGGAATTGACGAAAAAAACACCCAATTTTATATCTTCGACCGCTGGGGTACGCTAATCTATTACACTGAGAACTCTAATCCTTGGGATGGTACTTACAAAGGAGAACTTGTTCAACAAGACACCTATATTTATAAATTAGTCTGTAAGGATGTTTTTGGAGAACAACACGAATACAAAGGACATGTTAATTTAATAAGGTAAAATTTTACCTTATTAAATTATCAATAAAAAAACCAACATAATAAGCAACAAAAGCTGCGACACCCCCCATTAAGAAAGTTTCTAGCGCACTTCTATACTTATTGACTTGATTAATTAATCCTTTAAAGTAACCGATAAAGAAAAACATTAATAGCGTCAACAAAGAAGATACAAAAAGTAAATTAATTTCAAGGGGACTAATATAGTCGATAACATAAATTAATAAAGGAATAAGCCCTAAAACGAAAAAGGATAAAAAGGTAACTAATCCTATTTTGAAAGGAGATTTTTTATCCTCAATCAATTCCAACTCTTCTTTCATCATTACATCCACCCATCGTTTTTTATCTGCTGTAATTACCTCCACTACTTGTTCTAACAATTTTCCTTCAAACCCTTTTCGTCGATAAATCTCCTTAATTTCTTCTCGTTCTTTATCTGGAATATTGTCTACTTCCCAATATTCGATTCTCTCTTGATTTTTGTAAAACTCTTTTTCCGACTTCGCTGCTAAATAGGCTCCTATCGACATGGAGAAACCATCTGCAAATAAATTAGCAAACCCCATAATAAGGATAATTGACGAATCTAAACTTGCTCCAGCAGCTCCAGCTACTACAGCAAAGGTGGTAATACTACCATCAATTCCTCCATAGACAAATTCCCCTAAATACTCTTGATATTTAGCCAGAAAACCTCCTCCACTCTTATGTAGTTTAAACTCAACATGGTTATTTGAAGGTTCTCCCATTTACATTATTCTTTTAGAATTGAAACAACTGTTTTTTCTATTCCATTGGTCAGTTCGAGTTTATATACTCCTTTCGCCAATTTTCCTAAAGATAATATTTTTTTAACGGTTCCCCTTTCTAAATCAATTAACCTTTGAAAATGAAGTTGTTTTCCTGCTAAAGAATAGATCGTAACAGTTAAATCACCTTGACTAGGATTATAAAACTCCAACTGTAAATCATCTTTAAACGAATTAGGATAAACTTTTAAATTCAAGACATTTTGTCCTTTTATCTGCTGGCTACCAATACTCGTTGTTCCCTTTGTAAGGTAGACTTTATAAGCAATATTACTTGCACTACTTTGCGTTCCATCATTAATAAAAAAAATATTTTCTCCAGTACTTTCAATTCCACCAAACACATACCCTATTAATGTACGTTCTAAAGGTAACGAATCCAGATAAAGAATTTCATGATTAAAGTAATCACCAAAAGGGATAAACTCAGCTCCAGAACCTACTAACGTTGGCATTTCTATCGGCAATTTAATTTCATTCATTGTTCCATTAGAATACCTTACAACTTTGCTTATTGTTTTTACAAATGGTACATTATCATCTTGAACTAAATTCCCCGAGTTATCCAAGGTATATTGACTCATTCCTCCAAAGAAAATAGTATTCATAGCATTTTCTACTCCATCATATACAGGAAGTTTGGCGCTATGATATTGACTAAGGTACTGACTAAATCCATTATTGACTTGATGATTAGTAGCAGTAATATCTACTGAATTTAAAAATGGTAGGTCTACAGTAGGTTGAAATACACCACTAAACGCAGTATAACCTAATTCACCATTAGGAAATATTTGAGGCGCCATATTATAATCTCTTCGATGGAGATTTGTTGCATCTACAGTTTCTGTATAATTAGAGACGGATAAATTTACTCCATCATCCATAAGATTGAATCGCTTTATTTTTTCGCTATACTCTTGAATAAATCCTGGTCCGTTATTGGGTCCCATTGGATTATACCTTCCATCAAACAACTGTCCTCCAACAATATAAAATTGGTTATTCAAATATCCCATTTGTCCACCTGTTACAGCAAATCTTGAATCATTAATTTGTCTAAAATAAGTTATAATACTCTCTTGATTAATAATTGCTCTAGCCAATTCATTGAGCGAAACTGATGATAAATAAGGGTAAGTGATGTGATCATTTTCTGTTGCACTGTATCCATATCCACCAGTTATATATAAAATAGAATCCCGCTGATAAAACTGTTGATTAGTTGCTTGTAATTGCTCAAATAAACTTGCTGGCAAAGTGCTTAATGCTTTTGACCAAACTTGATTTCCTACTGGATCAATAACATATACCTGTTTATTATTATCTTGTTCCAAAAAAGCTGCAAAAGGTTGTCTTCGATGCAAACCATCTATTCGTCCCCCAAAAACAACCCACTTT
This portion of the Flavobacteriales bacterium genome encodes:
- a CDS encoding VIT1/CCC1 transporter family protein; translated protein: MGEPSNNHVEFKLHKSGGGFLAKYQEYLGEFVYGGIDGSITTFAVVAGAAGASLDSSIILIMGFANLFADGFSMSIGAYLAAKSEKEFYKNQERIEYWEVDNIPDKEREEIKEIYRRKGFEGKLLEQVVEVITADKKRWVDVMMKEELELIEDKKSPFKIGLVTFLSFFVLGLIPLLIYVIDYISPLEINLLFVSSLLTLLMFFFIGYFKGLINQVNKYRSALETFLMGGVAAFVAYYVGFFIDNLIR
- a CDS encoding T9SS type A sorting domain-containing protein translates to MKSILIIGLVFILGHFFGQNATEFSIEIEPLTITNAPGVHSYSWGKTSDGKWVVFGGRIDGLHRRQPFAAFLEQDNNKQVYVIDPVGNQVWSKALSTLPASLFEQLQATNQQFYQRDSILYITGGYGYSATENDHITYPYLSSVSLNELARAIINQESIITYFRQINDSRFAVTGGQMGYLNNQFYIVGGQLFDGRYNPMGPNNGPGFIQEYSEKIKRFNLMDDGVNLSVSNYTETVDATNLHRRDYNMAPQIFPNGELGYTAFSGVFQPTVDLPFLNSVDITATNHQVNNGFSQYLSQYHSAKLPVYDGVENAMNTIFFGGMSQYTLDNSGNLVQDDNVPFVKTISKVVRYSNGTMNEIKLPIEMPTLVGSGAEFIPFGDYFNHEILYLDSLPLERTLIGYVFGGIESTGENIFFINDGTQSSASNIAYKVYLTKGTTSIGSQQIKGQNVLNLKVYPNSFKDDLQLEFYNPSQGDLTVTIYSLAGKQLHFQRLIDLERGTVKKILSLGKLAKGVYKLELTNGIEKTVVSILKE